A window of Terriglobales bacterium contains these coding sequences:
- the tatB gene encoding Sec-independent protein translocase protein TatB codes for MNLGFSEMIFIFFVALLVFGPKRLPEIGRQIGEALTQFKRASNEFKSQLEDEIRNMESEEARKKIAPPDPPEPKPIALETIPRDSPAYDAPHPAAAPSNGSGESMTAPSAEPEERHGA; via the coding sequence ATGAACCTCGGTTTCTCGGAGATGATCTTCATCTTCTTCGTGGCCCTGCTGGTATTCGGCCCGAAGAGGTTGCCGGAGATCGGCCGTCAGATCGGCGAGGCCCTGACCCAGTTCAAGCGGGCCAGCAACGAGTTCAAGTCGCAACTCGAAGACGAGATCCGCAACATGGAAAGCGAAGAAGCGCGCAAGAAGATCGCGCCGCCGGACCCGCCTGAGCCCAAGCCCATCGCCCTGGAAACCATCCCGCGTGATAGCCCGGCCTACGATGCCCCGCATCCCGCGGCCGCCCCGAGCAACGGTTCCGGGGAAAGCATGACGGCCCCCTCCGCGGAGCCCGAGGAGCGGCATGGCGCTTGA